The following are encoded in a window of uncultured Ilyobacter sp. genomic DNA:
- the pilM gene encoding pilus assembly protein PilM, with amino-acid sequence MKEKFIRARERLDNLVKEKSRGSIDIGSRGIKALSIKGGIVGDVLVEKFNQNEEKETQINEILSVMIERLGFKGHGISLSLPSQKFQVKFIRISQENMEKRDQFILEEMEEIIPGYSEDEYLTEKVTVNLDEYNEEVLCVTIKREEIDYLLNFLESLRVKVLKIIPDFVSIFMLLDRMESNDEKEENINSYRMIVDVGHESTKIYALNKEVMNFYRFILMGGNEFIDIIKNYKEINYEKAEEKIIELELQEQNQEILDASEKSMMDELTEAFKELESQIRLSYEYYFRERSSSIVEELVFVGGGSLLRGLKEYVKKSLELDIMTFELEKITSKEENRIKLEPYQFEEIAVLLGNVMDEVV; translated from the coding sequence ATGAAAGAGAAATTCATAAGGGCTAGAGAAAGGTTGGACAATCTTGTCAAAGAAAAGTCTAGAGGGAGTATAGACATAGGAAGTCGAGGAATAAAGGCTCTCAGTATAAAAGGCGGCATAGTGGGAGATGTGCTAGTAGAAAAATTTAATCAAAATGAAGAAAAAGAGACACAAATAAACGAAATTTTATCTGTGATGATAGAAAGACTGGGCTTCAAAGGCCATGGGATTTCATTATCTCTTCCCAGTCAGAAATTTCAGGTAAAGTTTATAAGAATCAGTCAGGAAAATATGGAAAAAAGAGATCAGTTTATTTTGGAAGAGATGGAAGAGATAATTCCCGGATATTCTGAGGATGAGTATCTCACAGAAAAAGTGACAGTAAATCTAGACGAATACAATGAAGAGGTCCTTTGTGTAACCATAAAAAGAGAGGAGATAGATTATCTACTCAATTTTTTAGAGAGTCTAAGGGTGAAAGTATTGAAGATAATTCCTGACTTTGTTTCTATATTCATGCTTTTAGATAGAATGGAGTCAAATGATGAAAAAGAGGAGAATATCAACAGCTACAGAATGATAGTGGATGTAGGTCATGAATCTACCAAAATATATGCTTTAAATAAAGAGGTCATGAATTTTTACAGATTTATTCTAATGGGTGGAAATGAGTTTATAGATATAATAAAAAATTATAAAGAAATAAACTATGAGAAGGCAGAAGAAAAAATAATCGAGTTAGAACTCCAGGAGCAAAACCAGGAGATTCTAGATGCTTCTGAAAAATCCATGATGGATGAACTTACAGAGGCCTTTAAAGAGCTGGAAAGTCAGATAAGACTTTCTTATGAATACTACTTTAGAGAAAGGTCTTCGAGCATAGTAGAGGAGCTGGTCTTTGTAGGAGGAGGATCTCTCTTGAGAGGTCTAAAGGAGTACGTAAAAAAATCTCTAGAATTAGATATTATGACCTTCGAACTAGAGAAGATAACCTCTAAAGAGGAAAATAGAATCAAATTAGAACCTTACCAATTTGAAGAGATAGCTGTACTTCTTGGAAATGTTATGGATGAGGTGGTTTAA
- a CDS encoding prepilin-type N-terminal cleavage/methylation domain-containing protein gives MKRGLSVIESIVAVAILAIVMLLMSPMVKNYGLVYDRINLQNRIDYEFGKTLEIIKRKVKASRIIDTGDLASVANAIEIREDLTTSPKIISELRLLVPNDTLSEDKNYIAFRIEENSAGERRLVYVTNPKTASGVTIVSTAPEGTPVELIEYLEDGGFEYKNGVVLIYLDLDIDRMTGENIEGKRNIQDKIRDSAVTRINIDMSKNY, from the coding sequence TTGAAAAGAGGACTTAGTGTCATAGAAAGTATAGTGGCTGTGGCCATATTGGCGATAGTCATGCTTCTGATGTCTCCTATGGTTAAAAACTATGGTTTGGTTTATGACAGGATCAATCTTCAGAACAGGATAGACTATGAGTTTGGGAAGACTTTGGAGATAATAAAAAGAAAGGTGAAGGCCTCGAGGATTATAGATACCGGGGATTTAGCCAGTGTTGCAAATGCAATAGAGATAAGAGAGGATCTCACAACATCCCCTAAGATAATATCAGAACTCAGACTTCTGGTACCCAATGATACCCTCAGTGAGGACAAAAATTATATAGCATTCAGAATAGAAGAGAATTCTGCCGGGGAGAGAAGGCTTGTATATGTCACAAATCCCAAAACAGCATCAGGAGTTACAATTGTCAGCACAGCACCAGAGGGAACACCCGTAGAACTTATAGAATATTTAGAAGACGGGGGGTTTGAATACAAAAATGGAGTGGTGCTGATATATTTAGACCTTGATATAGACAGGATGACCGGGGAAAATATAGAGGGAAAAAGAAATATCCAGGATAAAATAAGAGATTCTGCTGTAACCAGAATAAATATAGATATGTCAAAAAATTACTAG
- a CDS encoding prepilin-type N-terminal cleavage/methylation domain-containing protein, which translates to MKKRGYSVIEVLIAMAIFLFGIFPIIGFTFTSLRGERIAGSKEEAARLTTTVVDYIKSRGYENVKTITGGGFDETYELVLKDDKSAFITKDYEFEDDFYGNKNEIFVLNSRGLRMEDGRAEFEVHMNLVDVELMKWSDTNGDGAEEVSEWSSETSYENVLTGTSNKYIYGETGINTQDSQKSKELKGDKFILGKVLFKYTEKAGEAFDKSVEMQFVISPIEEWR; encoded by the coding sequence ATGAAAAAGAGGGGTTATTCAGTTATAGAGGTTCTTATAGCCATGGCAATATTTCTCTTTGGGATATTTCCCATAATAGGTTTTACCTTTACATCTCTCCGTGGGGAGAGGATAGCCGGGTCAAAGGAGGAGGCTGCCAGGCTCACGACAACAGTGGTGGACTACATAAAGAGCAGGGGCTATGAAAATGTAAAAACAATAACAGGCGGAGGGTTCGATGAAACATATGAACTGGTTTTAAAAGATGATAAAAGTGCCTTTATAACAAAAGATTATGAATTTGAAGACGATTTTTATGGTAATAAAAACGAGATATTTGTTTTGAACAGCCGTGGGCTCAGAATGGAGGATGGCAGAGCTGAGTTTGAGGTGCATATGAACCTTGTAGATGTGGAACTTATGAAATGGTCTGACACAAACGGTGACGGTGCCGAAGAGGTTTCCGAATGGAGCAGTGAGACATCCTACGAGAATGTTCTGACAGGAACGAGCAATAAATATATATATGGTGAAACGGGTATAAACACTCAGGACAGTCAAAAGTCCAAAGAGTTGAAGGGAGACAAGTTTATATTGGGAAAGGTTCTTTTTAAATACACAGAGAAGGCAGGAGAAGCCTTTGATAAAAGCGTGGAAATGCAGTTTGTAATCTCTCCTATAGAGGAATGGAGGTGA
- a CDS encoding prepilin peptidase: MDIFLFLAMGLLLGSFYNVCIYRIPRKENIAFPPSHCPNCGHKIRWWENIPVISYVLILKGKCSSCGEKISVQYPLVELITGLSFAGVYYRYGMSIWTAELIIAASILVIASGIDWEHYYIPDRFTLGLLLLGYGFSFFNGVGIERSFMGSAAYGFLFVLIYGYGERIFKKEVLGFGDVKLAGGIGSVVGYFGFYRMHLFVTTSFVAGAVYGIYLMATKQKDKKGEVPFGPFIALGGIVSALLFL, translated from the coding sequence ATGGATATATTTTTATTTTTAGCGATGGGACTCCTCCTGGGGAGCTTCTACAACGTATGCATATACAGAATCCCCAGAAAGGAAAACATTGCCTTCCCCCCGTCACACTGCCCAAATTGCGGGCACAAAATAAGATGGTGGGAGAACATCCCCGTGATCTCCTATGTGCTGATCTTAAAGGGAAAGTGCAGCAGCTGTGGTGAGAAGATATCCGTGCAGTATCCCCTGGTGGAACTTATTACGGGGCTTTCTTTTGCAGGGGTGTACTACAGGTACGGGATGAGCATATGGACGGCGGAACTGATCATAGCAGCCTCTATACTAGTCATCGCATCGGGGATAGACTGGGAGCACTATTATATCCCCGACAGGTTCACCCTGGGTCTGCTCTTGCTTGGCTACGGTTTCTCGTTCTTCAACGGTGTGGGGATAGAGAGGTCCTTCATGGGGTCGGCGGCCTACGGATTTTTATTTGTGCTGATCTATGGCTACGGTGAGAGAATTTTTAAAAAAGAGGTTTTGGGTTTCGGAGACGTGAAACTGGCAGGAGGTATAGGTTCCGTTGTTGGGTATTTTGGCTTTTACAGGATGCACCTCTTTGTCACCACATCCTTTGTGGCAGGTGCGGTATACGGAATATACCTCATGGCTACAAAACAAAAAGACAAGAAGGGGGAGGTACCATTCGGTCCTTTTATAGCCCTGGGAGGAATAGTAAGTGCACTCTTATTTTTATAG
- a CDS encoding prepilin-type N-terminal cleavage/methylation domain-containing protein, protein MKKKGFTLIELVVVVAIILLLAATLAPKLRKEVAKARDAKAVAALGSIRTAVNVMYTDTGLAPLGLAGTDKTRYVFDDAAGTSEYVEKDLIKYLDDNSTNATSATGTDDVVLAPIGGFRGTSGGDVTYGGYGTYKYTATDLYVELVGADASAAATTTQNWDTKNNKWIDY, encoded by the coding sequence ATGAAGAAAAAAGGATTTACGCTGATCGAACTGGTTGTTGTTGTGGCCATAATTCTATTACTTGCTGCTACTTTGGCACCGAAACTGAGAAAAGAGGTGGCGAAAGCCAGAGATGCCAAGGCTGTAGCTGCGTTAGGATCCATTAGAACAGCTGTAAATGTTATGTATACTGATACAGGTTTGGCACCTTTAGGTCTTGCAGGAACGGATAAGACTAGATATGTATTTGATGATGCTGCAGGGACTTCAGAATATGTAGAGAAAGATTTAATAAAATATCTAGATGATAATTCAACCAATGCTACCAGTGCTACCGGAACGGATGATGTTGTTCTTGCACCTATAGGTGGATTTAGAGGCACAAGTGGTGGAGATGTAACTTATGGTGGATACGGAACATACAAATATACTGCAACTGACTTATATGTAGAATTGGTGGGAGCTGACGCAAGTGCTGCTGCAACAACTACTCAAAACTGGGATACTAAAAATAATAAATGGATTGATTATTAA
- a CDS encoding ABC transporter ATP-binding protein: MDNIIEVKDITVYYKERDIIKRMRGNRGKTGIEGVSFGVKKGEIFSIIGLNGAGKTSTMKSMLGLLKTDKGEVRIFGKKNLKGEDYKKIGYLPEISYYPQTLKLKEVLNYYGELYEMPNKKRKKISEGLARDLGIYDRMNDRLEKFSKGMLQKVGLAQSIMGEPEILFLDEPMSGLDPLARKKVIDIMEKLKKKNTTIIFNTHILNDVSNLADRVAIMHKGQLLEVKNVKELKEKMGDGFSLEKYFIDRIGGKDLD; encoded by the coding sequence TTGGATAACATAATAGAGGTAAAGGACATAACGGTATATTACAAGGAAAGGGATATAATAAAAAGAATGAGAGGCAACAGGGGTAAGACCGGTATAGAGGGGGTCTCCTTCGGAGTAAAAAAAGGTGAGATATTCTCAATCATAGGACTTAACGGGGCGGGAAAAACAAGCACCATGAAATCTATGCTGGGCCTGCTCAAAACCGACAAGGGGGAGGTGAGGATATTTGGGAAGAAGAATCTAAAGGGAGAGGACTACAAAAAAATAGGATATCTGCCGGAAATATCATACTATCCACAGACTCTGAAGCTTAAAGAGGTCCTCAATTATTACGGGGAACTCTATGAGATGCCCAATAAAAAAAGAAAGAAAATATCAGAGGGGCTGGCAAGAGACCTTGGCATCTATGACAGGATGAACGACAGGCTGGAAAAATTTTCCAAGGGGATGCTCCAAAAGGTGGGGCTGGCCCAGTCAATAATGGGAGAACCGGAGATATTGTTTCTAGACGAGCCCATGTCGGGACTGGACCCCCTGGCCAGAAAAAAAGTGATAGATATAATGGAAAAGCTGAAGAAAAAAAATACCACCATAATATTTAACACCCATATACTGAACGACGTATCAAATCTCGCTGACAGGGTGGCTATAATGCACAAGGGGCAGCTCCTGGAAGTGAAAAACGTGAAGGAACTGAAGGAAAAAATGGGGGATGGGTTTTCCCTGGAAAAATATTTTATAGACAGAATAGGAGGTAAAGACCTTGACTAA
- a CDS encoding type II secretion system F family protein — MGVYRYTAMSLNGKKTSGKMEAESKEDLKRLLRGQKLTLLKEKKLSDKQGKGGILNRVKPKDIAVFTRQLSTMLEGGVGLLRSFTVLEKQCDKPKLKAVVGEIRKDISAGKSLSYALSKHPQYFDSLYVSMVKAGEASGALDTILNRIAQSQEKAEEIKGKIRTALIYPAIVLVLSFTIVFLLMSFVIPNFVVLFEDTGVPMPALTVFVIGLSKWFNKNWYWILLGVGILSFIGYKYQKTPKGKRNSHKLIMRLPLFGKIFKKASIARFSRTLETLLDSGVPILSAFDIVADTVGNILMGESIREVKDKIKSGHTISKPLEETGSFPPMVVNMIDVGEESGELVKMLSKLADFNERELEETIRDSLAAFEPMMILIMALTVGVIVVAMYLPVFSLSDTIA; from the coding sequence ATGGGAGTATACAGATATACGGCAATGAGTTTGAACGGAAAAAAAACCAGCGGCAAGATGGAGGCTGAAAGCAAGGAAGATCTAAAGAGGCTCCTAAGGGGTCAAAAACTTACGCTGCTGAAGGAAAAGAAACTTTCTGATAAACAGGGAAAGGGCGGAATACTGAACAGGGTAAAGCCGAAGGACATAGCGGTCTTTACCAGACAGCTCTCTACCATGCTAGAGGGTGGAGTGGGACTCTTGAGGTCCTTTACAGTTCTAGAGAAACAATGCGATAAGCCAAAACTAAAAGCGGTAGTGGGGGAAATAAGAAAGGACATAAGTGCCGGAAAATCACTATCCTATGCCCTTAGTAAACATCCTCAATACTTTGATTCACTATATGTGAGCATGGTAAAGGCGGGAGAGGCATCGGGAGCACTAGACACCATACTAAACAGGATAGCCCAGTCCCAGGAAAAGGCTGAGGAGATAAAGGGTAAGATAAGGACGGCTCTTATATATCCTGCCATAGTACTGGTACTCTCTTTTACAATAGTATTCCTGCTGATGAGTTTTGTTATACCGAACTTTGTTGTGTTGTTTGAGGATACAGGGGTTCCTATGCCTGCCCTCACTGTGTTTGTCATAGGGCTGAGCAAATGGTTTAACAAAAACTGGTACTGGATTCTGCTCGGAGTGGGGATTTTATCCTTTATAGGATACAAGTATCAGAAGACCCCCAAGGGGAAGAGAAATTCCCACAAGCTGATTATGAGGCTGCCCCTTTTCGGGAAGATATTCAAAAAGGCCTCTATAGCCAGGTTCAGCAGAACCCTTGAGACCCTCTTAGACAGTGGTGTCCCTATATTGTCTGCATTTGATATAGTTGCCGATACAGTGGGGAACATCCTCATGGGGGAGTCCATAAGAGAGGTAAAGGATAAGATAAAAAGCGGACACACAATATCGAAACCTCTGGAAGAAACAGGCTCTTTTCCTCCTATGGTTGTAAACATGATAGATGTGGGAGAGGAAAGCGGAGAGCTGGTAAAAATGCTCTCAAAACTTGCAGATTTTAACGAGCGGGAGCTAGAGGAAACCATAAGGGATTCCCTGGCTGCATTTGAGCCGATGATGATACTCATAATGGCACTCACTGTGGGAGTCATAGTAGTGGCCATGTATCTGCCTGTATTCTCACTGTCTGACACAATAGCCTAG
- a CDS encoding ATPase, T2SS/T4P/T4SS family — MVVVRKRKSICERLKEKNILTQEQIDEAIRQQGLDQDKKIGQILLDLGYISEDKLLKELSDQLGVKSKVIRIEDINKEAMSFFDRVYLEEKNVVPIGITSNKIIIAMADPTDVNLIDEINLKTKLIVSPYLALEDNIKDVIHEYLEEKTKKTEAKVEGVFAELQKSLEDDFEFLDSRLEDIENRFDSESAPIIRGVDALLMKAIRLKSSDIHIEPYEDEIRVRYRIDGVLVEIKKMPKNLIYGLVSRIKIMAGMDIAEKRLPQDGRFRIKIAGRSVDFRVSTLPTIYGEKIVMRILDKSNMKFDLDGLGFKEDAMEIIKKKITSPYGIILVTGPTGSGKSTTLYSMLKSINTDDVNISTVEDPVEYELKGINQVHCKNEIGLNFANALRTFLRQDPDIIMVGEIRDNETAQIAIKAALTGHLVFSTLHTNDAPSSIHRLIDMGVEPFLISASLLMIQAQRLVRKICPHCKAEHQDPKTLLKSLGEEPSEYENITFYKGKGCAYCNGTGYTGRSVIYEVMPLTDELKEAVGKRLTTMEIREISRREGMVTLRETGIKKAVLGETTLEEIIRVTLM, encoded by the coding sequence ATGGTGGTTGTAAGAAAAAGAAAATCTATTTGTGAAAGGCTCAAAGAGAAGAATATCCTGACCCAGGAGCAGATAGATGAAGCGATAAGGCAGCAGGGGCTAGACCAGGACAAAAAAATAGGACAGATACTTTTGGACCTAGGATATATAAGTGAGGACAAGCTGCTGAAGGAACTTTCGGATCAGCTCGGGGTGAAGAGTAAGGTAATCCGTATAGAGGATATCAACAAAGAGGCCATGTCTTTTTTTGACAGAGTTTATCTCGAAGAAAAAAACGTGGTGCCCATAGGGATAACATCTAACAAGATAATAATAGCCATGGCGGACCCTACAGATGTAAATCTGATAGATGAGATAAACCTGAAGACAAAGCTCATCGTAAGTCCCTATCTGGCACTAGAGGATAATATAAAAGATGTGATACATGAGTACCTGGAGGAGAAAACAAAAAAAACCGAGGCAAAGGTAGAAGGGGTTTTTGCCGAGCTTCAGAAATCCTTGGAAGATGATTTTGAATTTTTGGATTCAAGACTTGAAGATATAGAAAATCGTTTTGATTCTGAAAGTGCCCCTATAATAAGAGGGGTGGACGCCCTCCTTATGAAGGCCATAAGATTAAAATCCAGTGATATTCACATAGAGCCCTATGAAGATGAGATAAGGGTGCGTTACAGAATAGACGGTGTTCTGGTGGAGATAAAGAAGATGCCGAAAAATCTAATCTACGGACTGGTATCGAGGATAAAGATCATGGCCGGTATGGATATAGCTGAAAAGAGGCTTCCGCAAGACGGAAGATTCAGGATAAAAATAGCAGGCAGATCAGTTGATTTCAGGGTTTCTACTCTTCCTACAATATACGGAGAGAAGATAGTAATGAGGATACTAGACAAGAGCAACATGAAATTTGACCTAGACGGCCTTGGGTTCAAAGAGGACGCAATGGAGATAATAAAAAAGAAGATAACAAGCCCTTACGGGATAATACTGGTGACGGGACCTACAGGGAGTGGGAAGTCGACGACACTTTACTCTATGCTTAAAAGCATAAACACGGATGATGTAAATATCTCTACAGTAGAAGATCCGGTGGAGTATGAGCTGAAGGGAATAAATCAGGTACACTGTAAAAATGAGATAGGCCTGAACTTTGCCAATGCTCTCAGGACCTTTCTGAGACAGGACCCGGACATAATAATGGTGGGGGAGATAAGAGACAACGAGACAGCACAGATAGCCATAAAGGCAGCCCTCACGGGACATCTGGTATTTTCTACACTTCATACCAATGATGCACCGAGTTCTATACACAGGCTGATAGATATGGGGGTGGAACCTTTTCTAATCTCGGCATCACTTCTCATGATACAGGCACAGAGGCTTGTTAGAAAGATATGTCCACACTGTAAGGCAGAGCATCAGGACCCAAAAACACTTCTCAAATCACTAGGGGAGGAGCCGTCAGAGTATGAAAACATTACTTTCTACAAGGGGAAGGGCTGTGCTTACTGCAACGGCACAGGATATACTGGGCGTTCTGTAATCTATGAGGTTATGCCCTTGACAGATGAGCTGAAGGAGGCTGTAGGCAAGAGGCTGACCACTATGGAAATAAGGGAGATATCAAGAAGAGAGGGAATGGTGACACTTCGGGAAACTGGTATAAAGAAAGCTGTTCTAGGAGAGACCACCCTAGAAGAGATAATAAGAGTTACTCTGATGTAG
- a CDS encoding type II secretion system protein, whose translation MRREGFTMIEMVVLVAVIGILAAFGTLRILGRAEKNAMITFKGKAPEFIRVTTQRAFEEGEDYFVDIDAAGKLMNRGKTSGGKKEELYLPSLLKYKIHDTSGDSIKIEVDDRGQGYLDESGTLSDLNKEIFVFNSKNKALYKMRVFSDTPIMYLRVETFLPEGTPDTAYPYNDNWVKE comes from the coding sequence ATGAGAAGAGAAGGATTCACTATGATAGAGATGGTAGTCTTAGTGGCTGTAATAGGTATTCTGGCTGCATTTGGTACTCTCCGTATATTAGGGAGGGCAGAAAAAAACGCCATGATAACCTTTAAAGGGAAAGCTCCTGAGTTTATACGTGTTACCACCCAAAGGGCATTTGAAGAGGGGGAGGATTATTTTGTAGATATAGATGCAGCAGGAAAGTTAATGAATAGAGGGAAAACTTCCGGAGGAAAGAAAGAGGAATTGTATTTACCATCACTACTGAAGTACAAGATACATGATACCTCGGGAGACAGTATAAAGATAGAAGTTGATGACAGAGGGCAGGGCTATTTAGACGAGAGTGGAACCTTAAGTGATTTAAATAAAGAAATTTTTGTATTTAATTCCAAAAATAAGGCACTTTATAAAATGAGGGTGTTTTCGGATACCCCTATAATGTACCTGAGGGTTGAGACCTTCCTTCCAGAGGGAACTCCTGATACGGCCTATCCCTATAACGACAACTGGGTAAAAGAATAA
- a CDS encoding ATPase, producing the protein MFGDIISNEEAKSFLKNEIKIGKKSGTYLFYGERGSELMEFSLAFAKGLNCSEDPVDFCGKCDVCLRIDSGNYPDVEVVEDPTGIKINQVREVIYKASSSSYEGRKKVFILKDIENLRVEAANALLKIIEEPGEGTFFIMTSHSLNIIPTIISRSTAVHIKKKNPEELGITEEEYEFFFGDVAEIEMYKKIGIDLHHPVSYSDIGEHIKNYVKDGEIESRINIKKSLRDFMGNRRFLDDIEKIYFAEEIYRGSRDRSVAESIMYEGILLNDDLSKTEGLLHIKGMLRFPVNVQLALKMFFLKI; encoded by the coding sequence ATGTTTGGAGATATTATATCCAATGAGGAAGCTAAAAGTTTCTTGAAAAATGAAATAAAAATAGGAAAAAAGTCAGGGACTTACCTCTTTTATGGTGAAAGGGGGAGCGAACTCATGGAGTTCTCCCTGGCTTTTGCCAAAGGTCTGAACTGCAGTGAAGACCCAGTTGATTTTTGTGGTAAGTGCGATGTGTGTCTAAGGATAGACTCTGGGAATTATCCAGATGTAGAAGTGGTGGAAGACCCCACTGGAATAAAGATAAACCAGGTGAGGGAAGTCATATATAAAGCCTCTAGCAGTAGTTACGAGGGAAGGAAAAAGGTTTTTATACTTAAGGATATAGAAAATCTAAGGGTAGAGGCCGCTAATGCTCTTCTGAAAATAATAGAGGAGCCCGGAGAGGGGACTTTTTTTATTATGACCTCCCACTCTTTAAATATAATTCCTACAATAATCTCAAGGTCTACGGCAGTACACATAAAAAAGAAAAACCCAGAAGAGCTAGGTATAACGGAAGAGGAGTATGAGTTTTTTTTCGGAGATGTGGCTGAGATAGAGATGTATAAAAAGATAGGAATAGACCTGCACCATCCTGTATCCTACAGTGATATAGGGGAGCATATAAAAAATTATGTGAAGGATGGAGAGATAGAAAGCAGGATAAATATCAAAAAATCTTTAAGAGATTTTATGGGGAACAGGAGATTTCTAGATGATATTGAAAAGATTTATTTTGCAGAGGAGATATACAGGGGATCTAGAGACCGTAGTGTAGCTGAGAGCATAATGTACGAAGGTATTCTCTTAAATGATGATCTTTCTAAGACAGAGGGGCTTCTTCATATAAAGGGGATGCTGAGATTTCCAGTGAACGTCCAGCTGGCTCTGAAAATGTTTTTTTTAAAAATTTAA
- a CDS encoding rod shape-determining protein, translating into MKKIKFKIKWPGMKIQKSIGIDLGTANTLVYHKQREEIVLNEPSVVAVDKETKKVLAVGQEAKDMLGKTPDHIIAVRPLREGVIADYDITEAMIKYFIKKVFGKYNFILPEVMICVPIEVTGVEKRAVLEAAISAGAKRAYLIEEARAAALGSGIDISAPEGNMIVDIGGGSTDIAVISLGGTVVSKSIRTAGNNFDEDIIKYIKKTHNLLIGEKTAEQIKIQIGTALSLSEEEIMTIKGRDMVTGLPKPLTITSGEVLEAIEDSLMEIVTSVKQVLEKTPPELSADIVDKGIVMAGGGSLIRNFPELISKHTHLPVKLATNPLESVVIGAGMALDKIEVLRKIEKAER; encoded by the coding sequence ATGAAAAAAATTAAATTTAAAATAAAATGGCCTGGTATGAAAATTCAAAAAAGTATAGGTATAGATCTAGGGACTGCGAATACCCTTGTCTATCACAAGCAGAGAGAGGAGATAGTCCTCAATGAGCCCTCTGTGGTAGCAGTGGACAAGGAGACAAAAAAAGTCTTGGCAGTGGGACAGGAAGCAAAGGATATGCTAGGAAAAACTCCTGACCACATAATCGCAGTAAGACCACTTAGAGAGGGTGTAATTGCAGATTACGATATAACAGAAGCTATGATAAAGTACTTTATAAAAAAAGTTTTTGGAAAATATAATTTTATTCTTCCTGAAGTGATGATATGTGTACCTATAGAGGTAACAGGGGTGGAAAAAAGAGCCGTACTCGAGGCTGCGATATCTGCCGGAGCCAAGAGGGCTTATCTAATAGAGGAGGCAAGAGCGGCAGCCTTGGGGTCTGGAATAGATATATCAGCACCTGAAGGGAATATGATAGTGGATATAGGCGGAGGTTCTACTGATATAGCGGTAATATCCCTAGGTGGAACAGTTGTGAGTAAATCTATAAGAACTGCTGGAAACAACTTTGACGAGGATATAATAAAATATATCAAAAAGACACATAATCTCCTCATAGGTGAAAAAACGGCTGAACAGATAAAAATACAGATAGGAACAGCACTCTCTTTAAGTGAAGAGGAGATTATGACCATAAAAGGTAGAGATATGGTTACAGGCCTTCCTAAACCTCTCACTATAACCTCTGGAGAGGTTTTGGAGGCTATAGAGGATTCACTAATGGAGATAGTAACTTCGGTAAAGCAGGTTCTTGAGAAGACTCCTCCTGAATTATCGGCAGATATAGTAGATAAGGGGATAGTCATGGCAGGTGGAGGGTCCCTCATAAGGAATTTTCCTGAACTCATATCAAAGCACACACACCTTCCTGTAAAACTTGCAACAAATCCTCTTGAAAGTGTAGTTATCGGGGCTGGAATGGCTCTTGATAAAATCGAAGTTCTGAGGAAGATTGAAAAGGCGGAAAGATAA
- a CDS encoding ribonuclease III domain-containing protein, producing the protein MVNIDLKDAGGLPLAYLGDAVWELAVREYFVGKGYKINVMNKKVKKLVNAKAQSLIFKSISEELDEEYKAVARRAKNSNIKSFPRSCSIMEYREATAFEALIAAFYIKGETGRIKTILENHISEGEE; encoded by the coding sequence ATGGTCAATATAGATCTGAAAGATGCCGGAGGACTTCCCCTGGCCTACCTGGGAGACGCAGTGTGGGAACTGGCTGTGAGGGAGTATTTTGTGGGAAAAGGCTATAAAATAAATGTCATGAATAAAAAGGTTAAGAAGCTGGTCAACGCAAAGGCACAGAGTTTAATTTTTAAAAGTATATCAGAGGAACTTGATGAAGAATACAAGGCAGTAGCGAGAAGGGCAAAAAATAGTAATATAAAAAGTTTTCCAAGGTCATGCAGTATCATGGAATACAGAGAGGCCACAGCTTTTGAAGCACTGATAGCAGCATTTTACATCAAGGGAGAGACAGGCAGAATAAAAACAATATTGGAAAATCATATATCAGAGGGTGAAGAATAA